A single genomic interval of Asterias amurensis chromosome 1, ASM3211899v1 harbors:
- the LOC139940000 gene encoding protein SpAN-like: MILAIMRGNLIFGLLVSCAFLELGCCSVTKLKNTKLHDVPDPVRAEPPEEKDDSIGTFQSDMLLSPEQLEEVMERIHEEQTGTYKRRAHSNLSYRWPQNVVPFEIDTSSEADRDAIQAGMDLWTARTCIQFVPYSDEVGRSLGHENRVRFIRGKGCYSNVGMMRRGAQTISIGSGCGVRGTVAHEIGHALGWHHEQSRPDRDDYVTINFDNVASGRNLNFYKYVTSSIATYDVPYDAGSIMHYGALYFSSNGLPTIVAVDPMNQFKLGNRNDFSFYDIKMANLMLECAAPCPKEAPLHCQNEGFIGKDCTCICKPGYIGELCQTFDEGSAECVYELTDQSGTLTSPNFPEPYGNYELCVWKIVGEEGSAVNLTFTSFDIERGPSCRYDKVIIRSDSDLTAASEQKFCGNEIPAEIESAGNVMLVVLSTDKSYTRPGFEAQYVIHSRDDVLVIPNTVTPTTPTLETTTVVETTKPMATTTVLDTTTVFDITTAPATTTGLDTTTVFDITTAPATTTGLDTTTVFDITTAPATTTGLDTTTVPTSTTDLDTTTVFETPFNGNCESVVGTCGGAFHGHGCIASPNYGKGNYNLNAKCVYTIKAPPGQRIKLTVLDLHIEYSMSCAYDYLEINHKDAHSAPMSMRLCGDNSGLESIVSTSNKLTIKLVSDGTVSKEGFVAKFEPINSN, from the exons ATGATTCTCGCCATCATGAGGGGAAATCTTATCTTTGGACTGCTTGTAAGCTGCGCTTTCCTCGAGCTGGGATGCTGCAGTGTCACCAAACTCAAG AACACAAAGCTCCATGATGTTCCTGATCCGGTGCGAGCCGAGCCGCCGGAGGAGAAGGATGACTCAATCGGTACGTTCCAATCAGACATGTTGCTCTCACCGGAACAGCTGGAAGAAGTAATGGAACGGATCCACGAGGAGCAAACCGGAACGTACAAGCGAAGAGCCCATTCAAACCTCAGCTACAGATGGCCGCAAAATGTTGTACCCTTTGAGATTGACACGTCCTCTG aggcAGACCGTGACGCAATACAAGCAGGAATGGATCTATGGACAGCGCGCACTTGCATCCAATTCGTGCCGTACTCTGACGAGGTTGGGCGGTCATTGGGACACGAGAACCGGGTCAGGTTTATCCGGGGGAAAGG ATGCTACTCGAATGTCGGCATGATGCGACGGGGTGCCCAGACCATCTCTATTGGGAGCGGCTGTGGAGTG AGGGGTACGGTCGCCCACGAGATCGGTCATGCTCTTGGATGGCATCACGAGCAATCACGACCCGATAGGGATGATTACGTCACCATCAACTTTGACAATGTCGCATCTGGTAGGAATCTTAATTTCTATAAATATGTGACGTCATCTATCGCCACTTATGACGTACCATATGACGCAGGCTCAATAATGCATTACGGGGCACTG TATTTCAGTTCCAACGGGCTGCCGACAATTGTAGCAGTCGATCCGATGAATCAGTTTAAGTTGGGGAACAGGAATGATTTCAGTTTTTATGACATCAAGATGGCCAATCTTATGTTGGAATGTGCTG CACCCTGCCCAAAAGAAGCCCCCCTGCATTGCCAGAACGAAGGGTTTATTGGGAAAGACTGTACCTGCATATGTAAGCCAGGATACATCGGTGAATTGTGCCAGACTTTTGACGAAGGGAGTGCTG AATGCGTCTACGAATTGACAGACCAGTCGGGCACCTTGACATCCCCGAACTTCCCTGAACCATACGGCAACTATGAGCTATGTGTTTGGAAAATTGTG GGTGAGGAAGGCTCTGCTGTGAATCTGACATTCACATCCTTTGACATTGAACGTGGACCGTCATGTAGATATGACAAGGTTATCATTAGATCAGATTCCGATCTGACTGCTGCCAGTGAACAGAA GTTTTGTGGGAATGAAATTCCGGCTGAGATTGAATCTGCTGGTAACGTAATGTTGGTAGTCCTCTCCACTGACAAAAGCTATACAAGACCAGGGTTTGAGGCTCAATACGTCATCCATAGCCGTGACGATGTGTTGGTCATTCCTAATACTGTGACTCCGACCACACCCACATTGGAGACAACGACGGTCGTGGAGACAACGAAGCCCATGGCTACAACGACGGTCTTGGACACAACAACCGTCTTTGATATAACGACGGCCCCAGCTACTACGACAGGCTTGGATACAACGACCGTCTTTGATATAACGACGGCCCCAGCTACTACGACGGGCTTGGATACAACGACCGTCTTTGATATAACGACGGCCCCAGCTACTACGACGGGCTTGGATACAACGACGGTTCCAACTAGTACGACCGACTTGGATACAACGACGGTCTTTGAGACACCGTTCAACGGCAATTGTG AGTCCGTTGTTGGAACATGTGGTGGAGCTTTCCATGGCCATGGCTGCATAGCCTCCCCTAACTACGGAAAAGGGAATTACAATCTAAATGCAAAGTGCGTGTATACTATTAAG GCACCTCCAGGCCAACGAATCAAGCTGACAGTATTGGACCTCCACATTGAGTACTCGATGTCGTGTGCCTACGACTATCTTGAAATAAACCACAAAGATGCACACAGTGCTCCTATGAG TATGAGGCTTTGTGGAGACAATTCTGGGTTGGAGTCGATTGTTTCTACGTCCAACAAACTGACCATCAAGCTCGTTAGCGATGGAACAGTCTCAAAGGAAGGCTTCGTTGCCAAGTTCGAACCAATAAATTCAAATTAA